The sequence CCGAGGAAATCGCACATCCTCGACCAGATGTTCCGCTTGAGAGCGCGCCAGTTCTCCACGCGGCGAGGATGGCGCGTAGTCGTCGAGGACGGGAAGGAAATCGACCCCTTCGACGCCTTGATCCCGATTTACGTCTGCGTCGTGATCAACGATCAATTGATCGCATCCCTGCGCCTTCTGCCCACGATCGGGCCATACATGCAGGCAGACGTATTTCCGGAAACCATGGGACCAACGGCACTGATCCGAGACCCGCACATCTGGGAAAGCTCCCGTTTCGTCGTCGACACCGAGGCGACGCGGGCCTTCGGGGAGGACGGTGTCAATGTCGCGACACGCGCGCTCCTTGTCGGGCTATTCCAGTTGGCTGTCGCGTTGGGACTCAAGAATGTCGTGTCGGTTTATGATGTCTTCGTAGAACGCATTCTCCGCCGCGCTGGATGCCGGTTCGAACGGCTTGGCCCCGTAGTCCGCTATGATGACCTGAAGACGGTAGCCGGCTTATTCGAGGTATCTCGAGAGAACGTGCGCGAGATACATGGGGATGACACACGCGTTCAGGCTCTGATCTCCAACTGGCACTACAACTCGATAAACGTAGATCAACAATCGGCCTAAGTAGGTCTTGCAGCGAGCGAACACCAGACTCCGATGAAGATTCATTTATCGAAACTTGATAAATAAATGGAAGGTCAATGCGGGCGCAGTTAGAATTTGAACTGCTAAACGATCCTGGCAGCACAAACAGGGGCCATTTAGCGAGGTGAGAGCTCTCGCGGCCAACTCCCGGATGTCACTCAAGGCCGTTCGTCAAAATTATTCGGTCGCGCTATTCACGTCCGGATCGACCAGTGGCGTCGCAGGAGACCCGAACGATCCGCGATTGATTTTTACTCACCGCGCTGGTGGCGCGGGCGGCCGCTATCATTTCGACGCGGAAGTTGAATGGCTTTGATGCATCAGGTCACTGTTTGGCTGCGCGGAGCGCCACCAAAGTCGTGACCAAGCCCCTGAGAGCCTGTCGTTTCAAGCTCGCAGGGACGTACCTTGTCCAGCAATGATCGCGTCACCCCGCGGGCGTGAGGCGTAGAAGTCGGCCGCCATAGCCATCCTCCAGAACCCAAAGCGAACCGTCAGGAGCTTCTTCGACCTCTCGAATGCGCTCATCCCAGGAATAGCGCGCAACCTCGCGACCTACGCCGTCCTCGACAGAGACACGGATGAAGGCCATGGACGACAGCCCGCCCAAGAGTGCGTCGCCACTCCATCCGGTGAAGAGATCGCCGCCGTAAATCGCGAGCCCGGCGGGCGAGACCGCCGGCACCCAAGCGATTGCGGGCAGGGCAAAGCCGTCGTTCTCGTCATGATCGGG is a genomic window of Pontivivens ytuae containing:
- a CDS encoding acyl-homoserine-lactone synthase, whose product is MIIIANGADDPRKSHILDQMFRLRARQFSTRRGWRVVVEDGKEIDPFDALIPIYVCVVINDQLIASLRLLPTIGPYMQADVFPETMGPTALIRDPHIWESSRFVVDTEATRAFGEDGVNVATRALLVGLFQLAVALGLKNVVSVYDVFVERILRRAGCRFERLGPVVRYDDLKTVAGLFEVSRENVREIHGDDTRVQALISNWHYNSINVDQQSA